From ANME-2 cluster archaeon, a single genomic window includes:
- the pgk gene encoding phosphoglycerate kinase, with product MSTRDYLTIDDFNLSGKTILCRLDLNSPMTPDQGILDDKRFRSSLTTLNELEDSRLVLMSHQSRPGKQDFTTMEPHAKQLSKLLGRKVKYIDDIFGSRAVSEIKKLKDGDVLMLENVRFFSEESMIRSAQEHARSVMVQRLSPLMDFYMNDAFAVSHRSHLSIMGFTPLLTSIAGRLMEKEITSLSRGCEDNTRPCVYVLGGAKVDDSLKVTEHVLANKKADRVLLTGVVANIFLAAKGVDIGKPNMEFIRSQGYADLIPEAKQLLDRFNNHIGLPIDVALNKDGGRVEESIELLNTNHNSNLPIHDIGLETIVSFSKEIQNAQTVIMNGPAGVFENEIFSLGTMELIEAATKSGFSVIGGGHIAAALYKLGIEARIDHVSTGGGACLDFLAGEKLPGIEGLKESASRYRAK from the coding sequence TTGTCAACCAGAGACTATCTTACCATTGACGATTTTAACTTATCAGGTAAAACGATTCTATGCAGGCTTGACCTGAACTCACCCATGACCCCTGACCAGGGTATCCTTGACGACAAGCGGTTCAGGAGTTCACTGACCACGCTGAATGAACTGGAAGATTCGCGCCTGGTCCTCATGAGCCATCAGAGCCGGCCCGGCAAACAGGATTTTACCACCATGGAGCCCCATGCAAAGCAATTATCCAAACTACTCGGCAGGAAAGTGAAGTACATTGACGATATCTTCGGCTCCCGTGCCGTCTCAGAGATAAAGAAACTCAAGGACGGCGACGTCCTTATGCTGGAAAATGTCAGGTTCTTTTCAGAAGAAAGCATGATACGCTCTGCCCAGGAACATGCCAGGTCAGTCATGGTACAGCGTTTGTCCCCATTAATGGACTTCTATATGAACGATGCCTTTGCGGTATCCCACCGCTCGCACCTGTCCATCATGGGATTCACCCCCCTACTCACCAGCATAGCAGGCAGGCTGATGGAAAAAGAAATTACTTCTCTGAGCCGGGGGTGTGAAGACAACACCCGTCCTTGTGTGTATGTGCTGGGCGGGGCCAAAGTAGACGACTCGCTCAAAGTGACCGAGCACGTACTGGCAAATAAAAAAGCTGACAGGGTACTGCTAACAGGTGTGGTGGCGAACATCTTCCTGGCTGCAAAAGGAGTCGACATAGGCAAACCCAACATGGAATTCATCAGGTCACAGGGATATGCAGACCTCATACCAGAGGCAAAACAACTGCTGGACAGGTTCAATAATCATATAGGGCTGCCCATAGATGTTGCCCTGAACAAGGATGGGGGACGGGTGGAAGAATCCATTGAACTTTTGAACACGAACCATAACTCAAACCTGCCTATCCATGATATAGGACTGGAGACCATTGTGTCGTTCTCAAAGGAAATACAAAATGCCCAGACCGTGATCATGAACGGGCCTGCCGGTGTGTTCGAGAATGAGATATTCTCCCTGGGTACCATGGAACTTATTGAAGCTGCTACAAAATCAGGTTTCAGTGTCATTGGCGGAGGTCACATTGCAGCCGCCCTGTACAAGCTGGGTATAGAAGCCAGAATTGACCACGTAAGTACCGGTGGAGGGGCATGTCTGGATTTCCTGGCCGGTGAGAAATTGCCTGGTATCGAGGGGCTCAAAGAGTCAGCCTCACGGTATCGCGCAAAGTAG
- a CDS encoding type II toxin-antitoxin system HicA family toxin, whose amino-acid sequence MDKIKPLPASKVIKALEKIGFQQIRQKGSHLFLRHPDGRTTIVTVHPGEEISKGMIRKIIKDAKITRDEWHSII is encoded by the coding sequence ATGGATAAAATCAAACCTCTTCCTGCCAGTAAAGTCATCAAGGCTCTTGAGAAGATAGGGTTCCAACAGATAAGACAAAAGGGAAGCCATCTGTTTTTACGTCATCCTGATGGACGGACCACCATTGTTACTGTTCATCCAGGTGAAGAAATTAGCAAAGGGATGATTAGAAAGATTATTAAAGATGCTAAGATCACGCGAGATGAATGGCATAGCATAATTTGA
- a CDS encoding type II toxin-antitoxin system HicB family antitoxin, translating to MKQFTIVIEQDEDGIYVASVPELEGCHTQAKTLDELKERMKEAIELYLEVESDLVDEVPLEFVGIQKVEVVV from the coding sequence ATCAAACAATTCACAATAGTCATTGAACAGGATGAAGATGGCATATATGTTGCATCCGTTCCAGAGCTTGAAGGGTGCCATACACAGGCAAAAACTCTTGACGAATTAAAAGAAAGAATGAAAGAAGCTATTGAGCTTTATCTCGAAGTTGAATCAGACCTCGTTGATGAAGTGCCATTAGAATTCGTAGGCATCCAGAAGGTCGAAGTAGTTGTATAA
- the tnpA gene encoding IS200/IS605 family transposase produces MKKELRLDRHTVSLLTDHMVITPKYRGKILVGEVGLVTEAIIRKPCKEMDIKIIDISVNIDHVHLFIQYPPKYSVRFIAKKIKGRSSRILRQNVPHLKEWCEDHLWSPGCYHGSVWQGWEVVEKYISTQDCSVKDK; encoded by the coding sequence ATGAAAAAAGAATTGAGACTTGACAGACATACTGTTTCGTTACTCACCGACCACATGGTAATTACCCCGAAATATCGGGGGAAGATCCTTGTTGGAGAAGTTGGCCTGGTGACAGAAGCTATAATCAGAAAACCGTGTAAAGAAATGGATATCAAGATCATAGATATTTCCGTGAATATTGATCATGTCCATTTATTTATTCAATACCCACCAAAATATTCCGTACGTTTTATTGCAAAGAAGATCAAAGGACGTTCGAGCAGAATATTGAGACAGAACGTTCCACATCTCAAAGAATGGTGTGAAGATCATCTGTGGTCACCAGGGTGTTATCACGGGTCTGTTTGGCAGGGATGGGAGGTAGTTGAGAAATATATTTCAACTCAAGACTGTTCAGTTAAGGATAAATAG
- the argB gene encoding acetylglutamate kinase, with product MNISREQILIEALPYIREFHDSIMVIKVGGHAMVDPGLMEDIVQDVVLLRYVGIHPIIVHGGGPEITQKMEAMGKKSEFVAGLRITDDETMEIARMVLVGNINTRIVSAIGTFGGKGLGLSGKDGRLIVARKKALQHVTVEGREHDVDLGWVGDVEIINPEILLIAAGKGYIPVIAPIAVDEKGNSLNINADTVAGDIAAAMRAKKLILMTDVPGVLEDPANKSTRISRIQLENIEDMIADGTIAGGMIPKVRSAASAVEKGVEKVHIIDGSKSHSILLELFTDQGIGTMIFH from the coding sequence ATGAACATCAGCCGCGAGCAGATATTGATAGAAGCCCTCCCGTATATCAGGGAGTTCCACGACTCCATCATGGTCATCAAGGTAGGAGGCCATGCCATGGTGGACCCCGGGCTCATGGAGGACATTGTGCAGGACGTGGTACTCCTGCGCTATGTGGGCATCCACCCCATCATTGTCCACGGCGGCGGACCCGAGATAACCCAGAAAATGGAAGCGATGGGCAAGAAAAGCGAGTTCGTGGCAGGACTGCGTATCACCGATGACGAGACCATGGAAATAGCCCGCATGGTACTGGTGGGTAACATCAACACCCGCATCGTGTCTGCCATCGGCACCTTTGGCGGTAAAGGGCTGGGGCTATCAGGCAAGGACGGCCGGCTCATTGTTGCCAGAAAGAAAGCCCTCCAGCACGTCACCGTGGAAGGCAGGGAACATGACGTTGACCTGGGCTGGGTGGGTGATGTGGAAATTATAAATCCGGAGATACTCTTAATAGCGGCGGGCAAGGGTTATATTCCGGTCATTGCTCCTATTGCAGTTGATGAGAAGGGCAACAGCCTGAACATCAATGCTGATACCGTTGCCGGTGACATAGCCGCAGCCATGCGGGCCAAGAAACTCATACTCATGACCGATGTACCGGGTGTACTGGAGGATCCTGCCAACAAATCCACCCGCATCTCCCGTATACAGTTGGAAAATATCGAGGACATGATAGCGGATGGCACCATTGCGGGGGGAATGATCCCAAAGGTACGTTCAGCAGCGAGCGCAGTGGAAAAAGGTGTGGAAAAAGTACATATCATTGACGGTAGCAAGTCCCATAGTATACTGCTCGAACTGTTCACGGACCAGGGTATAGGGACCATGATATTCCATTAA
- a CDS encoding ribosome biogenesis/translation initiation ATPase RLI: protein MRIAIVKKDRCQFKKCGRECIHFCPRVRTGDETVVIGEDSKAVISEELCVGCGICVKKCPFDAIMIIGLPEELDNPVHRYGPNGFALYGLPTPVQGKVTGILGQNGVGKSTTVNILSGIMMPNLGKDNTTWDEVLEIYSGSGMYDYMQALSEGNIKASHKPQYVDNIPKAVKGNVSQLLSKADERGIMDEMASKLEIEHVLGRDIKELSGGELQRVALAACVSREADFYFIDEISPYLDIYQRINSARIIQELAETSAVMVIEHDLALLDLLADTVHIAYGIPAGYGVITQPKGVRVAINQYLHGFLAEENIRLRTEAIEFEEHPPREQKAIPTLLEFGRFTKKYGEDGFELVVGSDTIGSVIKKGEVIGIVGPNGIGKTTFVKILAGDETPTTGNLETELTIAYKPQYLKGDYPVTVRSFLRGINTKFDTSYYQTEIIKPLQLDGLMDRTLTELSGGELQRAAIAACLGKNADLYIFDEPSAHLDVEQRSLATRVIRRFTENNNVTAMVVDHDIYLIDMLAERLVVFEGNPGVIGEVHGPFNMREGMNLFLKNLNITFRRDDETRRPRVNKTNSKLDRQQKSVGEYYYALE from the coding sequence ATGAGGATAGCCATCGTTAAAAAAGACAGGTGCCAGTTCAAGAAATGCGGTCGCGAATGCATTCATTTTTGTCCCAGGGTACGTACCGGGGACGAGACCGTAGTTATCGGTGAGGATAGCAAGGCTGTAATATCAGAAGAACTCTGCGTAGGCTGTGGCATCTGTGTAAAGAAATGTCCTTTTGATGCAATCATGATAATCGGGCTGCCCGAGGAGCTGGACAACCCTGTGCACAGGTATGGACCCAACGGGTTTGCGCTCTACGGGTTGCCAACACCGGTACAGGGTAAGGTCACGGGTATCCTTGGCCAGAACGGGGTGGGAAAATCAACAACCGTCAATATCTTAAGTGGTATCATGATGCCTAACCTGGGTAAAGACAACACTACCTGGGATGAAGTGCTGGAGATTTATTCCGGCTCAGGTATGTACGATTATATGCAAGCCCTCTCGGAAGGTAATATCAAAGCTTCCCATAAACCGCAGTATGTGGATAACATCCCCAAAGCAGTGAAAGGCAATGTATCTCAATTGCTCAGTAAAGCCGATGAGCGGGGTATCATGGATGAAATGGCAAGCAAGCTTGAGATAGAGCATGTGCTGGGAAGGGACATTAAAGAGCTTTCCGGAGGTGAACTTCAAAGGGTGGCACTGGCTGCATGTGTGAGCAGGGAAGCTGATTTCTATTTCATTGACGAGATCAGTCCTTACCTTGACATTTACCAGCGCATCAATTCGGCGCGTATCATTCAGGAACTTGCAGAAACCAGTGCAGTGATGGTGATAGAACACGACCTGGCCCTCCTGGACCTGCTGGCAGATACCGTACATATCGCTTATGGTATTCCTGCAGGTTACGGAGTGATAACTCAGCCAAAAGGTGTGAGGGTTGCCATTAACCAGTACCTCCATGGATTTCTGGCTGAGGAGAACATACGATTGCGCACCGAAGCCATCGAGTTCGAGGAACATCCGCCGCGGGAGCAAAAAGCTATCCCTACTTTGCTTGAATTTGGCAGGTTCACCAAGAAATATGGCGAGGATGGATTTGAACTGGTAGTTGGAAGTGATACCATCGGCAGTGTAATAAAAAAGGGCGAGGTCATAGGTATTGTGGGACCCAATGGGATAGGAAAAACAACATTTGTGAAAATTCTGGCAGGTGACGAAACACCTACAACAGGCAATCTTGAGACTGAACTTACCATCGCATACAAACCCCAGTACTTGAAGGGCGACTATCCAGTTACCGTGAGGAGCTTTCTACGGGGTATTAACACCAAGTTCGATACCAGTTATTACCAGACCGAGATAATCAAGCCGCTGCAGCTGGACGGCCTGATGGACAGGACGCTGACTGAACTTTCGGGAGGTGAACTGCAGCGTGCTGCTATTGCTGCCTGTCTTGGCAAGAATGCTGACCTGTATATCTTCGACGAACCCAGCGCACACCTTGATGTGGAACAGCGTTCCCTGGCAACCAGGGTTATCCGCAGGTTCACAGAAAATAATAATGTGACTGCCATGGTAGTGGACCATGATATTTATTTGATTGATATGCTGGCCGAGAGGCTTGTAGTGTTTGAGGGAAACCCGGGAGTAATAGGAGAGGTCCACGGTCCCTTTAACATGCGTGAGGGTATGAACCTGTTTTTGAAGAACCTGAATATCACATTCAGGCGGGATGATGAAACCCGCAGGCCCAGGGTAAATAAAACAAATTCAAAGTTGGATAGACAGCAAAAGTCTGTGGGTGAATATTATTATGCTTTGGAATAG
- a CDS encoding cytochrome c3 family protein → MVDTRKVIVTVIMLFFVLIAVFVFIDASHFVRNNSFCMVCHEKEYDSYNDPGDSLDYAHSHYDISCAGCHEGHDHVAYTGLLTKMMVRDVLGTHPPENKEDTKLENKERCLVCHENYKIILNDRPLDPHANVTDCASCHSGHTRGMPEKTCASCHPIPFTSLEEKGGKHSKKGCAFCHPSHGYVMECVQCHGSFHQGVFVDCKECHSDAHKPADIEFTEVAINKSLCIKCHYNVNVTFNVQPSKHSNLDCIMCHPSHGQKQQCSKCHKPHGEESTQADCFVCHRGHTPRNVKYSGNTPTSLCLECHEQTGNNLLNSNTRHAQLKCVKCHPNHAQVPTCMDCHGTPHTSTTTDCKRCHISAHELWIKE, encoded by the coding sequence ATGGTTGATACGAGAAAGGTGATTGTTACAGTTATTATGCTGTTTTTCGTTTTGATTGCGGTATTTGTATTTATTGATGCATCTCATTTTGTAAGAAATAACAGTTTTTGCATGGTATGCCATGAAAAAGAATACGATTCCTACAATGACCCCGGGGATTCACTGGATTACGCCCATTCGCATTATGATATTTCATGTGCAGGATGTCATGAGGGACATGATCATGTGGCATACACGGGCCTTTTGACCAAAATGATGGTTCGTGACGTGCTCGGAACGCATCCTCCTGAGAACAAAGAGGATACTAAACTGGAGAATAAGGAACGATGTCTGGTATGTCATGAGAATTACAAGATAATACTGAATGATCGGCCGCTTGATCCCCATGCAAACGTAACTGACTGTGCATCATGTCATTCAGGCCACACACGAGGAATGCCTGAAAAAACATGTGCATCGTGTCATCCGATACCATTTACTTCATTAGAAGAGAAGGGGGGCAAGCATTCCAAGAAAGGTTGCGCATTCTGCCATCCATCACATGGTTATGTCATGGAATGCGTACAGTGTCATGGTTCATTCCATCAAGGGGTATTTGTGGATTGTAAAGAATGCCACAGCGACGCCCATAAACCTGCGGATATTGAATTCACCGAGGTGGCTATTAATAAAAGTCTGTGTATCAAATGTCATTACAATGTTAATGTAACTTTCAATGTACAACCATCGAAACACTCTAATCTGGACTGTATAATGTGTCATCCATCCCATGGCCAGAAACAGCAATGTTCCAAATGCCATAAACCGCATGGTGAGGAATCTACCCAGGCAGATTGTTTTGTTTGCCATAGAGGGCATACTCCCAGGAATGTAAAATATTCGGGCAATACACCGACATCATTATGCCTTGAATGCCATGAGCAGACCGGGAATAATTTATTGAATAGTAATACTCGGCATGCCCAGTTAAAATGTGTCAAGTGTCACCCTAACCACGCTCAGGTTCCGACCTGTATGGACTGTCATGGTACACCGCACACCAGTACCACAACTGATTGCAAACGATGCCACATTTCAGCACATGAATTATGGATTAAAGAATGA
- a CDS encoding DUF1805 domain-containing protein, which yields MLIEPIELENGTAVGLKIDMEHAPLLVIKAPKGFVMCGYLHIDTAERLGDVAVKVTGVGSFNDVLAATVVESTTAAQNLGIQEGMTGQAALELMF from the coding sequence ATGCTCATTGAACCCATCGAACTTGAAAATGGTACAGCTGTGGGGTTGAAAATCGATATGGAACATGCTCCATTGCTTGTCATTAAGGCACCAAAAGGTTTTGTCATGTGCGGCTACCTGCACATTGACACAGCCGAGCGTCTGGGTGATGTGGCCGTAAAAGTAACTGGTGTCGGCAGTTTTAATGATGTGCTGGCGGCCACTGTGGTAGAATCCACAACAGCTGCCCAAAACCTGGGAATTCAAGAGGGAATGACCGGGCAGGCAGCACTGGAACTCATGTTCTAA
- a CDS encoding hydrogenase maturation nickel metallochaperone HypA — protein sequence MSGAAMSGYKCNACGNKFKGMGSKLSCPTCQSTDLKKMD from the coding sequence ATGAGTGGTGCTGCAATGTCAGGTTATAAATGTAATGCATGCGGTAATAAATTCAAGGGTATGGGCTCCAAACTGTCCTGTCCGACCTGCCAGTCCACTGACCTCAAGAAGATGGATTAA
- a CDS encoding RNA methyltransferase has product MIPSPAVKERSGLTILIPSSLTSETRDERIRTYKVGQVARAASVFRVDNIIIYRDPQFDDSRFIDLLLRYAETPQYLRKHLFPLQKELKYAGILPPLRTPHHPTASKSSDLNDGEFRVGVVVPGPKKSEIKVGSDTITWVDIGIDSPVPLKPSSRKVRMGERVNVRIFSRRPIQVELVETDNIPVYWGYRTAIVDSLAGALDIVSGQDALILATSREGRVLDTRFLEELGRQIRLKSYTVVVFGSPRQGVESILAREGTDLSKYQCESLNTVPEQGTATVRTEEAVWATLSMLNLVR; this is encoded by the coding sequence ATGATACCTTCACCAGCGGTTAAAGAAAGATCAGGCCTGACAATACTTATACCTTCATCCCTGACATCAGAGACAAGGGATGAGAGAATAAGGACCTACAAGGTCGGCCAGGTCGCGAGGGCAGCATCGGTGTTTCGGGTTGATAATATTATTATCTACCGGGATCCGCAGTTCGATGACAGCAGGTTCATAGACCTGTTACTGAGATATGCAGAAACTCCCCAATACCTGCGCAAACACCTTTTCCCGCTTCAGAAGGAGCTGAAGTACGCCGGAATATTACCTCCGTTGCGTACACCACATCATCCAACAGCATCAAAATCATCTGACCTGAACGATGGAGAATTCCGCGTTGGGGTCGTGGTCCCAGGACCAAAGAAGAGCGAGATAAAAGTCGGATCTGACACAATCACATGGGTCGATATCGGTATAGATAGCCCGGTTCCCCTCAAACCTTCCTCAAGGAAGGTGCGAATGGGTGAACGTGTCAATGTCAGGATCTTTTCGCGACGACCGATACAAGTTGAACTTGTAGAAACGGACAATATCCCTGTGTACTGGGGATACCGGACAGCAATTGTAGACAGCCTTGCAGGGGCACTGGATATCGTATCCGGACAGGATGCCCTGATATTGGCCACCTCACGGGAGGGCCGGGTACTTGATACCCGGTTCCTTGAGGAATTGGGCAGGCAAATAAGGTTAAAGTCTTATACTGTTGTTGTATTCGGTTCACCCAGGCAGGGCGTGGAGTCCATATTAGCAAGAGAGGGTACAGACCTCTCAAAATATCAGTGTGAATCACTGAATACCGTACCTGAACAAGGCACAGCCACTGTAAGGACAGAAGAAGCCGTGTGGGCCACACTGTCAATGCTGAACCTCGTCAGGTAA
- a CDS encoding 50S ribosomal protein L3 has protein sequence MANVHRPRRGSLSFSPRKRAKSQVPTIRSWSISDDEPKMGGFAGYKVGMSHVIMMDDKPKSLTEGMEISVPVTVLEVPAMRIAAIRAYGKKGPYGVKILGEALSNDLDPTLDRKMVRPKKAKPDKALASMEKLVEEGAVENIHVITYTLPSQISGVPKKKPDVMENRIVGGNVAARLEYAKSILGKSITVSDVFNSGDIVDTSAITTGKGTQGPVKRWHINLMKSKHSRQGSLRQVGTLGPWNPSRVSWRVPQLGQTGYHQRTEYNKRILKIGGNGEEVTPAGGFLNYGEVNGEYLLIKGSVPGPKKRLIRLRPAIRSEIKNVGAPQISHISVESKQG, from the coding sequence ATGGCAAACGTACACAGACCAAGGCGAGGTTCCCTGTCATTCAGTCCCAGAAAAAGGGCAAAGAGTCAGGTACCTACAATACGATCATGGTCCATAAGTGATGACGAACCCAAAATGGGCGGTTTTGCAGGATACAAGGTCGGCATGAGCCATGTGATAATGATGGATGATAAGCCGAAAAGCCTTACAGAAGGTATGGAGATATCAGTACCTGTAACGGTGCTTGAAGTACCTGCCATGAGGATTGCAGCCATCAGGGCCTATGGCAAGAAAGGACCATACGGTGTAAAGATACTCGGTGAAGCTCTATCCAATGACCTTGACCCAACATTGGACCGAAAAATGGTCCGGCCAAAGAAAGCCAAACCGGACAAAGCTCTTGCCAGTATGGAAAAACTGGTCGAGGAGGGAGCGGTGGAAAATATTCATGTAATCACGTATACATTACCATCTCAGATATCAGGAGTACCCAAGAAAAAACCTGATGTGATGGAGAACAGGATTGTTGGCGGAAACGTTGCTGCAAGGCTTGAATATGCCAAATCCATCCTTGGTAAATCGATTACTGTTTCTGATGTTTTTAATTCAGGCGATATTGTGGACACATCTGCCATCACCACTGGCAAGGGTACTCAGGGACCTGTTAAAAGATGGCATATCAATTTGATGAAAAGCAAGCACAGCAGGCAGGGAAGTCTCAGGCAGGTAGGTACACTAGGACCCTGGAATCCATCCAGGGTGAGCTGGAGGGTACCTCAACTGGGCCAGACTGGCTATCACCAGAGGACAGAATATAATAAACGTATCCTCAAGATCGGTGGGAACGGTGAAGAAGTAACTCCTGCGGGCGGGTTTTTAAATTATGGAGAAGTGAATGGCGAATACCTGCTCATTAAGGGCAGTGTACCTGGTCCTAAAAAGCGACTTATCAGGTTAAGACCGGCTATAAGGTCTGAGATCAAGAACGTTGGAGCGCCACAGATTTCACATATCAGTGTGGAATCCAAACAGGGGTGA
- the rpl4p gene encoding 50S ribosomal protein L4: MSKAKIMDLTGAQKGEIELPEVFDEIYRPDLIKRAVLAAQANRLQAYGPTPYAGMQTSADNAGPGRGSARVPRIQNGNRVARISQARGGRKAHPPKVEKDYSEKINKKERLKAINSAIAATGNVELTKQRGHRFDAELPIVAVDEFQDVQTTKDVVGFMETINVFQDVMRAKNGKHIRAGGGKRRGRKYKRPKSLLIVVGQDNGIVRAARNLPGVDVVMVNKLNAELLAPGTHAGRLAIWTESAIRALGGVA; the protein is encoded by the coding sequence ATGAGCAAGGCAAAAATCATGGATTTAACAGGTGCACAAAAAGGTGAAATTGAGCTCCCTGAAGTATTTGATGAGATCTACAGGCCAGACCTGATCAAAAGGGCAGTACTGGCTGCTCAGGCAAACAGGTTACAGGCTTACGGTCCTACCCCTTATGCCGGTATGCAGACATCGGCAGATAATGCGGGTCCAGGCAGAGGTTCTGCCCGGGTACCAAGAATACAGAACGGTAACAGGGTTGCCCGGATATCCCAGGCAAGAGGCGGCAGGAAAGCCCATCCACCAAAGGTGGAGAAAGATTACTCTGAGAAGATCAATAAGAAAGAACGCTTAAAAGCCATCAATTCGGCAATAGCGGCCACTGGCAATGTTGAACTGACAAAGCAGCGCGGGCACAGGTTCGATGCAGAACTGCCTATCGTTGCTGTGGATGAGTTCCAGGATGTACAGACCACAAAAGACGTTGTAGGCTTCATGGAGACCATCAACGTGTTCCAGGATGTCATGCGTGCCAAGAACGGCAAGCACATCAGGGCAGGCGGCGGTAAAAGACGCGGTCGGAAATACAAGAGACCCAAGAGTCTGCTTATCGTGGTAGGCCAGGATAACGGCATCGTACGGGCAGCACGAAATCTGCCTGGAGTGGATGTGGTAATGGTCAACAAGCTGAATGCAGAACTGCTGGCACCAGGAACCCACGCAGGCAGGTTGGCCATCTGGACAGAATCTGCCATACGGGCACTGGGGGGGGTGGCGTAG
- a CDS encoding 50S ribosomal protein L23, whose translation MSAIKHPFVTEKATYHIEDNNKLQFIVDIKTTKYQIKREIEALYNIPIISVNTMITMKGKKKAIVSFEGSTTAGELASKLGIF comes from the coding sequence ATGTCTGCCATAAAACATCCCTTTGTCACAGAAAAGGCAACCTATCATATCGAGGACAATAATAAGTTGCAGTTCATAGTGGACATTAAGACTACCAAGTACCAGATAAAGCGGGAGATAGAAGCACTCTATAACATCCCCATTATCAGCGTGAATACCATGATAACAATGAAAGGCAAGAAAAAGGCCATCGTATCCTTTGAAGGCAGTACCACTGCTGGAGAGCTGGCCTCAAAACTTGGTATATTCTAA
- a CDS encoding 50S ribosomal protein L2 translates to MGKRIISQNRGRGSPTYRAPSHKFKAELKHIKVDKDQTVTGDVIEILHDTARSAPIARVKLDNGEERLILVPEGISVGQQISCGISAEVKPGNTLPLGEIPEGVLVCNIENRPGDGGQFARSSGVYAVLVAHDVGKSVVQLPSGVMKWLSPLCKATIGVVAGGGRTDKPFVKAGKKYHKLKTRATKYPRVRGVAMNAINHPFGGGGWQHPGRPTTVSRRTPPGRKVGSIAARRTGKR, encoded by the coding sequence ATGGGAAAGAGAATAATCTCACAGAACCGAGGAAGAGGGTCACCCACGTACCGGGCACCCTCCCACAAGTTCAAAGCTGAACTTAAACATATTAAGGTAGACAAAGACCAGACAGTCACAGGGGATGTCATCGAGATTTTGCATGACACTGCCCGTTCAGCCCCTATTGCGAGGGTGAAACTTGATAACGGGGAAGAACGACTGATACTCGTCCCTGAGGGTATTTCTGTAGGACAGCAGATCTCATGCGGGATATCTGCCGAGGTCAAGCCAGGTAATACATTACCCCTGGGCGAGATACCTGAAGGCGTGCTGGTATGTAACATCGAGAACAGGCCGGGAGACGGTGGACAGTTTGCCCGCTCAAGTGGTGTGTATGCTGTACTGGTTGCCCATGATGTGGGCAAGAGTGTAGTGCAGCTTCCAAGTGGTGTAATGAAGTGGCTGAGCCCATTGTGCAAAGCTACCATTGGTGTGGTGGCAGGCGGCGGCAGGACCGATAAGCCATTTGTCAAAGCAGGAAAGAAGTATCATAAGCTCAAAACAAGGGCTACAAAGTATCCCCGGGTACGTGGCGTGGCAATGAACGCCATAAACCACCCATTCGGTGGCGGTGGTTGGCAGCATCCAGGAAGACCCACAACGGTGAGTAGAAGGACACCACCGGGCCGGAAGGTCGGTTCGATAGCTGCAAGACGAACAGGAAAGAGGTGA
- a CDS encoding 30S ribosomal protein S19, with amino-acid sequence MAKKTSTKLPKRKGEYTYRGKTVDELKTLSTEEFSQLIPARQRRTIKRGLSDEHKKIMQKIKEGETDIRTHRRDMIILPEMVGRNLEIYNGKSFEKIEVIPEMMGHYFGEYSMTRKRVSHGSAGVGATKSSKFVPLK; translated from the coding sequence ATGGCAAAGAAAACATCCACCAAACTCCCAAAGAGAAAAGGTGAATATACTTATCGCGGAAAGACCGTTGATGAGCTAAAGACATTAAGTACGGAAGAGTTTTCCCAACTTATACCTGCAAGACAGCGCAGGACAATAAAACGCGGGCTTAGCGATGAACATAAAAAGATAATGCAAAAGATCAAGGAAGGCGAGACCGATATCAGGACGCATCGAAGGGATATGATCATTCTTCCTGAAATGGTAGGTCGTAATCTGGAAATATACAATGGTAAGAGCTTCGAGAAGATCGAGGTCATACCAGAGATGATGGGACACTATTTCGGTGAGTATTCCATGACCCGAAAGCGCGTGAGCCACGGTTCAGCCGGTGTTGGTGCTACCAAGTCCAGCAAGTTCGTACCCTTGAAGTGA